The sequence TGTTCAGCTTGAAACAGAGACAAAAAGCATACAAGAATCAAGCACGAGGTTTCAACACCTGCAAGAAACATTTGCTGGTGTCAATTTTGTTATAAGACAAAAAGATTCACACGAGGAAGTCTGAGAAGAAAACTAAGGAATTGGGTATCTGAGACTTCATAGTAACATCCCAAACAGAGCTAAAGTAACTAAATGAACGAGATGAATTTGAGCTaggcattctatcgaacactttCTATGCACCATTTTTACATAGATAAAGGACAGACCTTTCCACTTCCAAATTTACAGCCGCAAACATCATGATGAAACGGAATCGGAAAATTACGAATACAAAAGAGATTCAAAGGATTATAAAATGAAATGGCTTACCTCTTAGGTGTGCTTCAAGGCCCAAGGTTCGGCTTCAGACAATCGACTCTGTAAAAATTCTTACAGAAACAGAGAGGTCTCTTACTCGGAAATGGCTGCCTAGTTTTATCCTAAAACCCCAACCGGTCAATTTCGGTTCAAATACTCAAATTCCCCGGTTTAATCAAACCAAACCTTTGCCAATTACTCATATTCGGTTGGGAAGCGGTTTGGTTAGAGTAAATAGGGGAATATAAGTATTTGAACCGAAGATGACCGGTTGGGGTTTTAGGATTCCTTTGTAGTGTGACAAATTCCTTTGTAGTGTTTTTAGATTGTGTTTTGTAGCAAAGATGTTCTACAAAGAGAAACCTTAATTATCTTAAACAAAAGCAAACTAGCAAATCCAAAACTGAAAATCTAAAATCCACTCAAACCCATAAgtcaagcaacaacaacaacaacaacaagcaagcaagcaaacagCAACAAGAACAATAGTCTTGAAGACACTAAACTGAAAATAGGAAAACACATAACTAGCGATTATAATAATAGTCTCAAGCCACTTTCATCAAACTTGGGGGTTTATTATTACTTAATCTGCCTCGGCGTAAGCAGTTTCGAGATGAGCTTGTTCGGCTTCTCTAACTTCTTTCTCAGTCTTCCTTCCTTTCTTGGACTTGTAGTAAACACTCATGAACGTTCCAACAGCTCTGTACTTCTTGCGGCACTCCTCATACAACTCACCATTAAACATTCTCCAGAAACTCTTCTCGTCGAGCTCAGACACTGCATACTGAGGCTGGAATCCATGGTTCTCGATCAGCCACTTCTCCATCTTACGTACAGCTTCTGATCCATCAAACTGTTCACCTCTTAGAACGGCGCCAGGTGCGTAGTAGACTCCAACGTCAGTGAACATCTGAGCATCTTCTGTGTCTCCTTGTCTGTTCTCGTACTCAAAGCCTGGTTCTGGGTAGATTTGGCCTTTGATTGGCTGCTTGAAGAGTTTGTGTGGGCAAAGCCAAATTGGATACACCTGAAAGAAGTCAAACAAGTCATGAGTTTGTTAATAACATTAAGAGAATCCTTAACTAGTAGATGATAAATCATGATGTAGAGCTTTTAGTTTTACCTCCATTTCGCGGTGAACCCATTCGAGGGCATCACCAACCTTGTAAAGAGGAACAAGCATGTCCTGAATAACATGCATATCATGGTAATAGTTTCTGATAGCTTCACCTTGAGTAGCCTTAAGAAGAGAGACCTTAGGAGGCATCAACCAACCAAAGAGGAACCTAAACCAGAACTGATCACCAAAAGGAAGAATAAGTTTCCCTTCCCAGTACAAGCACCTTGTGTGCCTGTGGTAGTATTCCCTAGTTGGGATGTACTCAACGAACTGTCCCTTTTTCAAAGCGGTCTGTGCATGTTGGTAGAACCACGGCTTGAACCACCATCCCacattgttgattttgttaCCTTTCTTCTTGGCTTCTTCTTTAGATGCGTATGTTCCAACCATCATCACTCCTTCCGTTGGGTTGTAAACCATGCCTTCAACGAAATCAGGGATTTTTGACTTGTCACCATCTTTTGGTGCGAAAGAATCAATATAACCTTGAGCTAAGGCTTGAAGATCTCCCTTGACTGGTATGTAGGTGAGTCTCATGTACTCCTTGATTGGAATAAGCCTGATCTCAGCAGCTACAAGGAGACCGAGAGTTCCTTGCGACCAGGGGATTGCATAGTAAAGATCGGAATACTCATTATCCCTTGTGGCACGGACAAGTTCCCCATTAGCAAGAACGATCTCGNNNNNNNNNNNNNNNNNNNNNNNNNNNNNNNNNNNNNNNNNNNNNNNNNNNNNNNNNNNNNNNNNNNNNNNNNNNNNNNNNNNNNNNNNNNNNNNNNNNNNNNNNNNNNNNNNNNNNNNNNNNNNNNNNNNNNNNNNNNNNNNNNNNNNNNNNNNNNNNNNNNNNNNNNNNNNNNNNNNNNNNNNNNNNNNNNNNNNNNNNNNNNNNNNNNNNNNNNNNNNNNNNNNNNNNNNNNNNNNNNNNNNNNNNNNNNNNNNNNNNNNNNNNNNNNNNNNNNNNNNNNNNNNNNNNNNNNNNNNNNNNNNNNNNNNNNNNNNNNNNNNNNNNNNNNNNNNNNNNNNNNNNNNNNNNNNNNNNNNNNNNNNNNNNNNNNNNNNNNNNNNNNNNNNNNNNNNNNNNNNNNNNNNNNNNNNNNNNNNNNNNNNNNNNNNNNNNNNNNNNNNNNNNNNNNNNNNNNNNNNNNNNNNNNNNNNNNNNNNNNNNNNNNNNNNNNNNNNNNNNNNNNNNNNNNNNNNNNNNNNAACAAACCATAGATGTGAGAGCTTCCTTCAATACCATATCCATTGATGAGTCCACCAACCGTGAGGTCGTCAAGCTCAGCAACAACGGCAAGAGCTAGGTTCATTGGGACGGTGACACGAGAGATCTGTCCCATGTTGACAAGAGGCTCAACTCTAGCAGTCATCTTCTCCTTGTTGATCTCAAGAACGTTACGGAACTCTCCCAAGTCAACCTCGAAATGTCTGGCTCTCTTGTAGTCAACGTTCCTCATTCCCACGGCGATCCACGGCTTACGTGCAGTGCAGACAAGCCCGTCTTTGGCCGCATCCCTATCCTTAAGCCTTTTGACGACTTTCTTGACATTTTCGTCATGTTCCTTTTGGCGTTTCTCAAATGACTTGGACTCCGACCACAAGTCCCCGAGGTAGATGAGGAAGTAGAGTGTGGCTGAGAATGgaaggacgatgaagatgaCAATGATCCATCTGAACTTGACAAAGTAATCAACccatgtcttcttcctcttcggcCTTACAAGTGGTGTCTGAAGATCCGACATGTTGCCGACACTCTCAGATTCCTCTCCTTacttcatcaaaacaaaaaaacaaacaaaatgtagTAAGTAAACAAACTTTGAGAACTTTTAAATCCATCATTGTACAACTCAACAAGTCTCAagaatgtcaaaaaaatatgctcaaagtcaaaaaaaaatatcgataAAAACTATGCTCAAAGTCAACTAAACTTGAGAATTCCAGATCCATCACTTTACAAAAAATCGAGGTGGCTCAAGAAATGGGCACAAATCCACCAGAATGTCAAAAATACACTATAGGTGTTAGTTCCTTGAATCcataaacatttatatacatgtgcgtgtgtgtgtgtgtatgcaATTAACTTGAGAACACTATAGTGTTGAGTCCATGAGGGGAAACAGTGAGCTAGTAaacagagagacaaagagaCATGAAGTTATGCTTAAGACCAAAGTGGTACACTTGTTGAAAGGACAAGGAAACATAAAAGTACTGGATTTTGGTTCTAATCTTTAGATCTACCATATATGGTCTTCCTACAAAGCCATCAAACACAGTATgtctcaaaaaaaacaaaagatgcaGAGCAAACTTCGAAACTTTGCTTGAAATTCAAAGACTGAGATGGgttaaaaactcaaaaccgaCATAGTTCACTGGTAGTAACTGTGTAGCAACTATGGACTAAGCAGTTGGAGAGATCTAACGGACAAAAAGATGAATCAGAGCGACtgtgagagagacagagagagaggaagagagagagtacCTGAAGAATCCAaaggatggagagagagagaggatgagaTGGGGGAAGTGTCtgaagagtgagagagagagagaggattctCTTATAATAAACGTGATTCAAGCCAGCCTTGCTTAATTTGCATTTATCGCACAAAACAAGGTGATTaccattattattttcttttactattattaattataaaatatactattaatttgataattttcaaatttctttatatgttaaaatcattataatatttttcttggttttgtctttttaatttttttataaaaaagctataaatatttgttgatttAGCAATTATAATTCAGTCTTTGTTGTAATGTTATCACATGTGTTATGtataatatttagttatatagtcagttttataatatttaattagaagaTTTACTGCTAATAAGTATGTAAAAGAGAATTTAAAGGCAAAAATCTAGcagttttaatttcttttaaataggaaaattacctttgtttagaaaataatattttcagttttgagAGGTATCCAAAGACTGCAGTACAAAAACTTATACAGTATATGtgaacatttgtttttctttctatatgcATTTTCAAGGGTAGATtgtattgaattttgttttctaaatgcTAGCTATTAGTGTAGAAGTCTAAATGCTaacttgtttttgttaataatgtACCTAAAGCATATGCCAAGGTTTCTAAACTAGCCTATccaatatttgtttattggcaaacatgttttaattattatacaactTTTCATATCATAATAGCTTACATGAATGCATCTCAACCATTTGGTTTTGATACTTTCTACAGGTGACAGTGGTGGATATGTCATGATTGGAGCAAAACTATTTTGGACACTTATCGGAAAACATTGaaggtaattaaaaaaagaagtcgTTTTCTAAGGGAATCTGCCACACAATAACAATGTCCATATTTTTCATCAGAattcaaaatatgaaaattgttGGTACCATTTATCAGTACCAACATAATAATggtaacgaagaagaagaagctatcaTGTTGTTTATTTGGTTAGAAGGCTCTAAATATCTTACACTATATAACCAATAATTTGCGCTCAGGATctgcttgaaaaaaaaatgtttattcaGTAAACAGAATAATATCCACTTGAACTATAATTAATTCaatgactttttaaaaaaaattggttacaCTTTAAAGTACTCAATTgctcaaaaagtttttttttcttgtcacaaaaagtaattgctttttttttttgtaaaatatgttttaagacAATAATTTACAGGGATGATGGCCTGTTTGAGAGGACATCCAGCTCTAGCAAAATCTCAcaaactatattttaatatatttgaaaatcagaagaaactatattttacatatgcCAACTATTCATACTCTCTCTCACATTTACAACTACCAATCATGTTTCAATGGAAGTGTATAGaatctttttccattttcttttatttgaggAACTACTCTCACTCTTTTTAACTTTAACGTCAATTTTTGTATACAACCCATACATATAgacaaatttattaaaacagcaatttttgttttattttatttttggtcaaactaTTGAAATTTGGTTAATCGAAAATTGGTATGGCATAAAGTACAAGCCAATCAATCAGTGAcaccaatatttatataatagatacaccaatttgtttgttttttttttgacaataatatattttttttattatattagtttttatttataaatccaaGACAAGACAAGACATTACTGTTTTGGTCCAAAGCAAATAAACGCATGCATCATTTCAGCATCAACAAAATAACCATTTTTgtccatttatttttttctgtaccGATTGAAAAGTACTTAGGAGTGAAGCTAAGCTTGTATTCATCCATTCCTTTCTGAACAAATcagaattttgtatataatatttcctttaaaaaataaatcaaaattaaataaaaagtaaaacaaattaagaaaataaattttgtatacttttaattaagaaaaattaaatattagtttggtttagattttacaattaaacaaagttataTATCGGTCtgaatttataaataagaattagagtttagattttacaattaaaacgaaattatatgttggttggtttacaaatgaagtggttagagtttagattttacaattagaacaaattATATGCCGGTTTGGATTTACCAATAatgtggttagggtttagtttttacaattagtTTGAAATTATACGtcggtttacaaatgaaataatTAGGATTTCGATTTTATAATtcgaacgaaattatatatcaatttggattttttattttacaaccaTGTATAcacgttttgtttctttattttataagagaaatttttattttgcaataaTGTATAGACATTTTGTCCGTACTGATTTTACTTCGTAGCTCcataatttaaaaagaattgtGAACCAACACTTATAATTACTAATAGTGTGATTTATGAAATATTGGAGtgcataattaattaatgactaaacacttaattatataattctATTGAAAATATGTATTATGTTAAAAAGTGGAGAAAGAAAAGGACAAAAGAGAACGGAGAAACCAAAGAAAGAGAGTTGAAgattaacaaaaactaaactaTCTAATCTATAAACGAGGACTGTCCACCTCCACATGTGCCTGACGTGATCTCAACTCCTTCACGTGATTTCTCTCCCTCCTTTTTAATACTACTATAATAAAATTAGTGTTATTTATCTCACTTATATTAATCCctttttaacattgttttctgCACTTCCTTTTCATTACtaatttttctgaaaaaaatccCATTGTTTAATGCACCCACGATCccgttttaattttataaaactgGTTTACTTTGTAGTGTTCTTTGATTTGCATAATTCTTCAGATCTAATCGTCCCCTTAACGTGCAATTAAGTAATACATCTCACATCTGGAACACGTTAAATTAAACTGTAGGTTGCATTCGTGTttagcattatatatatataacccccATGATTTGAGCAATATCAATCAATTATTCCAAAAACATAATCTTTTGGTTTTCGTGACTTTTCTTCATTAGACggatttatatattgttatcgTACTCTGTAAAATTTTAACGGAAACATGTTACTTCAACATTGAAAAGACAATCTTCTCAACAAGAAAACGAGCAGACAATGACATGGATACTTCTTGCGCCTTTGGCTTGTGGTTTAAAGccctgagaaaacaaaattcatagaCCAAAAGTATTAATATTTCCAACCTGTGTAGCATCAACGAAAATTGCTAAACTAATCCTAGAAAGAAAGGCGATGCAGACATTTCACGGTTTGTTAGATTATTGTAATCTGTAATCTGTAAATTGCTATACgcaaacaccaaaaacaaaagattcattCATATCATAGCTATAGAGGCCTATAGTGTACTGAATTGTGTTCCCTACGTTGCGGGTTGTGCAATGTTAAAATAAAGCAAGGAGTTTAATATCTTCCCTTAACGAGACGGGCTCATAAAGATGAGTTAGATTGGGAAGAAAGGAGATTAGCTAATTATAGGGCCATGAGAACTTTTAAGATCTTCCTAACATGATCTAGCAAGACAAAGATTAATAGCAAATAGGAAACAAACAGAAGATGAAAATGTACCTTGTTTAGACTGCGCATCGACATCCccattttaactttttgttgctCCTCCAAAAAAGCATACCAATGGCAGAATATTACAGTTGCTGTATCCAACAACAGGAACAAaactagaagaagaacaagaaaaatctAGGTGAAAAAACTCATTACTACTCCTAAGTGTAAACTTCCACACTTTTCTCAAGCCTACAAGTTGGTGACTGCTAATAGCAGGTGTCTTCGTGCAATGTGTAATGGAATCCTTGCAGaaaaattaatctttatttGAACAGAGAATAATTGTTCTCATGTACTATAACAAACCATTGGTATACACGTTGATTCACAGTTGTAAGAGATTGGGTGAAATGGACCCTAAAACTTTGTCTCGCCAATAAGCGCCCCtcttctacatgcatgcaacagCATTAGAATGTAAACACAAAACTGTGACCTCGTTATAAGCCATCTCTAAGGCTGAGAAGAGAAAATTAACCAACCTGCCATTAGATAAGAGGCTTTGGTCAGTCATCAACAATAGGACACTAATAAATGCAAACTGCAGAAAAGGACTATGACACATTGAATAGAAGACTCATCAAACCATTGCACAAATTGCACAATCTCTACAAAATACCACACTGGTTTTTACGTTTCTACTGTTAACAGTAATGTCAGGTTCTCATTATCATCTCAATTCAGAAACTTTGGTTCATCATTTTCAACTTAGTGTACATAGTTTTATCTAACTGACAACTCTTTTTCGAGTATATATAAAGCCAAAACAGAAACTACGCCCAGCAAAAATCGATACAGTGATTTCAGTAAAGATTGCAAGGTTGGTTCTCAACTATACGCAGAGATTCCATATATACTCAATGAATTCGACTGATATTGGCGGTTATAGGCAGAACtcacaaaattttcatttctagGTTCACAGACTTACTTTGGAAAAATAAATCGCTAGTGATCCATACAACACCATGTTACGGGTTGAAGAAACTTGAGCCGCCCATATTGATAGCAACGAGCGCCAGTACAGAAGTGATTACGCTGAACCACAACAATGCTAATCCTGAAATTACAAAGCTTAATAGTTTTAGAACAAGCAACTATAGAAACAAAATTATCATAAGACAGAGCCTTCATATACCTCCATCACCAATAGAACCTCTATCGGCATTCACATTTTTCACTTCTAAATCTGATATGTCCCCACTGACAGGATCTTTCGGTCGAGATTTTGAGTCCGCCCCAGCCTTTGAAGGAAGTGGTGTCACGCTTGATTCACCATCATCAAGTTTATTGCTCCCAGCTTCTGATGAAACTATGCCTTGAAATTCCTCACTCAAAATCAATGCAGACAGCACGTTCATAAATGACTCTTGATTAATATCATCAGAAGGAATCTTGTCATTCTGCCTAGGTTCTTCCGAATCAGACATTTCATCATCAGAAGCATCTGCATAAGTGGCTTTTGCGTTGCgtttatcatcttcttcatcctccacGTATGCTTTGTATGTAAGCCGGAGTAGTATTTCTCCAGCAGATCCCTTTCCGAACAAACTCCAACCACCTCGCAAACTAACAATTTTGTCTGTAGGAACAGTATCTGGCAGTGATTCAAGGTCAACCTGGATGTATAACAAAGTAATAAGGTCATGTAGACAGCAAAATTTGATATTCATCAATTTCCTGGTAATTTATGTAGAGTCGCAGATTAATAGGTAAGCAATTGTGACAATGTTATCAGAGCAGAGGCTGACTACTCAAACTACAGCATCAATAAACAATTATATGTGTTGTCAGGTTTTTGTGCAGAAAACATGTGAAGTGGTTGAATAGAAGCCGGAATTGGAATTGTGCCAAGAATAGCCAAGTGAATAAAGGTGACCTTTCTATACTGACAAGAAGATCAATAACCGATAGGATGCGTAACCTGAACAATGAGGCGCAAACTTTTAATAAGAGGTGTGACATACTCGCATAATACCAGGTACTACTAATACAGCAAAGGCATTGTCATTAGCAACTACTGTTCACCCACTGTTTTTCTTACTCATTCAATCGCATAATTTTACATCATAAATTAACAGCAGGCTGCTATCTTCTTAGCAATGGTGATAGTTCTCAGTCTCATCTTCTCAATTCAAACCCTTTAGTTGAAACATTGTGCAGAGAATAACAGGATGAAATTGGTTCTTGTATTATgaataacaaacatgaaaaagCTAGCCACTGAAGTAGACAATCATCATCTTAAGAAATCATTTATGTTAATATATTGAGCTATTCTTTTGCTGATtacaaatagaagaaaaagaaaggtgaTTTACCTCTCCGCTACCAATAGCCATATCGGCAAATCCAAGACAGTCGTTGACTTCAATTTGTAACACTTGCTCTCTAGGATTTGAAACAAGGAATTGGAAGTCCTGACCATATTTTTGATAGATAAATTTTCCATATAATATTAGCAATTTAACAAATTCTGATTCACCACCAGATTATGAATAAGCCATTGAGATATAGTCGGCAGTTCAACCTGATTCCAGATTGGCTGACCAGGAGCCCCAAACACTGTAGTTTGACTGTTCTTTTTACTGCGGATAACTTGATCACCTATTCGTAAAATAACATATGGATCTGTTCTACCTGTTacaaattatcaaacaaaatgtgATGAATGAAGGAACATGTAAAGTTGATGAAAGAATTCTCTAAATCTGCTATAGCATTAGTATATCTGAGTGCTCAACGAATTCAAATGAACTTAAGGGTGTATATAGACAATACAACAACACAGACTGCTAGAGAACAATgaactgaagaagaaaaaagctgtGGAGTGAGTATAACTTACCAGAGAACATGTATGGAAG comes from Camelina sativa cultivar DH55 chromosome 19, Cs, whole genome shotgun sequence and encodes:
- the LOC104765853 gene encoding delta(24)-sterol reductase-like, whose product is MSDLQTPLVRPKRKKTWVDYFVKFRWIIVIFIVLPFSATLYFLIYLGDLWSESKSFEKRQKEHDENVKKVVKRLKDRDAAKDGLVCTARKPWIAVGMRNVDYKRARHFEVDLGEFRNVLEINKEKMTARVEPLVNMGQISRVTVPMNLALAVVAELDDLTVGGLINGYGIEGSSHIYGLXXXXXXXXEIVLANGELVRATRDNEYSDLYYAIPWSQGTLGLLVAAEIRLIPIKEYMRLTYIPVKGDLQALAQGYIDSFAPKDGDKSKIPDFVEGMVYNPTEGVMMVGTYASKEEAKKKGNKINNVGWWFKPWFYQHAQTALKKGQFVEYIPTREYYHRHTRCLYWEGKLILPFGDQFWFRFLFGWLMPPKVSLLKATQGEAIRNYYHDMHVIQDMLVPLYKVGDALEWVHREMEVYPIWLCPHKLFKQPIKGQIYPEPGFEYENRQGDTEDAQMFTDVGVYYAPGAVLRGEQFDGSEAVRKMEKWLIENHGFQPQYAVSELDEKSFWRMFNGELYEECRKKYRAVGTFMSVYYKSKKGRKTEKEVREAEQAHLETAYAEAD